In a genomic window of Erigeron canadensis isolate Cc75 chromosome 5, C_canadensis_v1, whole genome shotgun sequence:
- the LOC122599296 gene encoding subtilisin-like protease SBT2.6 has translation MMNVEHVIMIWVLFGFLMVAKSEVYIVTIEGEPVISYRGGIDGFEATAVESDQKLDATSDLVTSYSQHLETRHDNLLESLFDDETYTKLYSYKHLINGFAVHISPEQAETLRRAPGVKSVDRDWKVKKLTTHTPQFLGLPTGVWPTGGGFDRAGEDIVIGFVDSGIFPYHPSFQNPRVEPYGPFPRYRGKCELDPETKRSFCNGKIVGAQHFAKAATVSGAFNPEIDFASPLDGDGHGSHTAAIAAGNNGIPVRVHGHEYGRASGMAPRARIAVYKALYRLFGGFVADVVAAIEQAVHDGVDIINLSVGPNSPPATTRTTFLNPFDAVLLSAVKAGVFVAQAAGNGGPFSKTLVSYSPWIASVAAAVDDRRYKNHLTLGNGKILAGIGMSPATRLNKKYTLVAANDVLLDSSGKSSTADCQRPEVLNKNMVKGNILLCGYSFNFVIGSASMAKVAETAKSLGAIGFVLAVENASPGTKFDPVPVGIPGILITDVSKSMDLIDYYNVSTSRDWTGRVKSFKAVGSIGDGLEPILHKSAPMVALFSARGPNIKDYSYREADLLKPDILAPGSLIWASWSPNGTDEANYLGEHFAMISGTSMAAPHIAGIAALVKQKHPHWSPAAIKSALMTTSNTLDRGARPILAQQYSGSETMTFVKATPFDYGSGHVNPRAALDPGLIFDAGYDDYLGFLCTTPGLDSHEIRNYTHRPCNYTLGHPYNLNSPSIAVSHLVRTQTVRRTVTNVDQEETYRITARMSPAVAIEISPVSMTLKPGASRKFYVTLTVKSVTGTYSFGEVILKGNRGHKVRIPVVAMGYDR, from the exons ATGATGAAtgttgagcatgttattatgatttgggttttatttggttttttaatgGTTGCAAAATCCGAGGTTTATATTGTAACTATTGAAGGAGAGCCAGTGATAAGTTATAGGGGTGGCATTGATGGTTTTGAAGCCACTGCTGTTGAATCTGATCAGAAACTTGATGCAACAAG TGATTTGGTTACTTCATACTCACAACATCTTGAAACGAGGCATGATAATCTTCTTGAATCACTATTTGATGATGAAACGTACACGAAACTGTACAGCTACAAGCATCTTATCAATGGTTTTGCAGTCCACATTTCTCCCGAACAG GCAGAAACGCTTAGGCGAGCCCCTGGTGTGAAGTCTGTTGATAGAGATTGGAAGGTGAAGAAACTCACCACACACACACCACAGTTTCTAGGACTTCCGACTGGAGTCTGGCCAACTGGTGGCGGATTTGATCGAGCTGGAGAAGACATTGTGATTGGGTTTGTTGACTCTGGTATTTTCCCGTATCATCCAAGCTTTCAAAATCCCAGAGTCGAGCCCTATGGACCGTTTCCAAGATATAGAGGGAAATGTGAACTTGATCCTGAAACCAAGAGGAGTTTTTGCAATGGAAAGATTGTTGGGGCACAACATTTTGCAAAAGCTGCTACAGTTTCTGGTGCATTCAATCCTGAGATAGATTTTGCTTCTCCTTTGGATGGCGATGGACATGGAAG TCATACTGCAGCTATTGCTGCTGGAAATAATGGGATTCCTGTACGAGTGCATGGTCATGAATATGGAAGAGCAAGTGGAATGGCTCCTCGTGCTAG GATTGCGGTATACAAGGCACTATACAGGCTCTTTGGAGGGTTTGTTGCCGATGTCGTTGCTGCCATTGAGCAGGCTGTTCATGACGGTGTTGACATTATAAATCTATCAGTTGGGCCAAACAGCCCTCCAGCTACCACAAGAACCACATTTTTAAATCCGTTTGATGCTGTGCTTCTCTCTGCTGTAAAAGCTGGAGTTTTTGTTGCACAAGCAGCCGGAAATGGAGGCCCGTTTTCTAAAACCTTGGTGTCTTACAGTCCGTGGATCGCATCTGTAGCTGCTGCTGTTGATGATCGGAGGTATAAAAACCATTTGACACTAGGAAACGGCAAGATCCTAGCTGGAATCGGCATGTCAC CTGCTACGCGtctcaataaaaaatatactcttGTGGCTGCCAATGAtgtcttgttggattcttcggGAAAGTCTAGTACCGCGGATTGTCAAAGGCCTGAAGTTTTAAACAAGAATATGGTGAAAGGGAACATACTTCTTTGTGGGTACTCCTTCAATTTTGTAATTGGTTCGGCGTCTATGGCAAAGGTTGCGGAAACAGCCAAGAGTCTCGGTGCAATTGGTTTTGTTCTTGCTGTTGAAAATGCCTCCCCAGGAACAAAATTTGACCCCGTACCTGTTGGCATTCCTGGAATTCTCATCACTGATGTTAGCAAGTCAATG GACCTTATTGATTATTACAATGTCTCAACTTCAAGGGACTGGACTGGGCGAGTGAAGAGTTTTAAAGCGGTAGGATCTATCGGAGATGGTTTAGAGCCGATTCTTCACAAATCAGCCCCAATGGTAGCGTTATTCTCTGCTCGCGGGCCCAACATAAAAGATTACAGCTACCGAGAAGCGGATCTTTTGAAACCTGATATTCTAGCACCTGGTTCCTTGATCTGGGCTTCTTGGTCTCCGAATGGAACAGATGAGGCTAACTACCTAG GAGAACATTTTGCTATGATCTCTGGAACTAGCATGGCTGCACCACATATAGCTGGGATTGCGGCCCTTGTGAAGCAGAAGCATCCTCATTGGAGCCCTGCAGCCATCAAGTCAGCGTTGATGACAACATCCAATACACTCGATAGAGGAGCAAGGCCGATTCTAGCCCAACAATATTCGGGTTCTGAAACAATGACATTTGTTAAGGCCACACCATTTGATTATGGTAGCGGTCACGTTAACCCCAGAGCTGCTTTGGATCCGGGCCTCATTTTCGATGCAG GTTACGACgattatttagggtttttgtgCACCACACCTGGACTTGACTCACACGAAATCCGAAACTATACCCACCGGCCATGCAACTACACACTTGGTCATCCATACAATCTAAACTCACCATCAATTGCGGTTTCCCATCTTGTAAGAACTCAAACCGTGAGGCGAACTGTCACAAATGTTGATCAAGAAGAGACATACAGGATCACAGCTCGAATGTCACCAGCTGTAGCCATTGAAATAAGCCCTGTATCCATGACCCTCAAACCGGGTGCATCCCGTAAGTTCTACGTCACTCTAACTGTAAAGTCAGTTACCGGGACCTACAGTTTTGGAGAGGTTATCTTAAAAGGAAACCGAGGGCACAAAGTGCGGATCCCAGTTGTAGCAATGGGTTATGATCGGTAA
- the LOC122600638 gene encoding uncharacterized protein LOC122600638, giving the protein MEEQSFFSNMMTNLRSTCKYYTGYPKDFGPSRVIHFTSEREFVHLLHQGHPVIVAFTIKSNYTKHLDKVLEEAAAEFYPEIKFMRVECPKYIGFCMTRQKKDYPFIEMFHSPAQANNQGRAADPNVTKYSVKVLPYNYDVSAYGFREFFKRHNIGSFSHK; this is encoded by the exons ATGGAGGAGCAGTCGTTTTTCAGTAACATGATGACGAATCTTCGGTCCACCTGCAAGTATTATACTGGATATCCAAAGGATTTTGGTCCATCCAGGGTTATCCATTTCACTTCTGAGCGTGAATTTGTTCATCTTTTACATCAAGGTCACCCGGTCATCGTTGCATTCACTATCAA GAGTAACTACACTAAACATCTTGACAAAGTATTGGAGGAAGCTGCTGCTGAGTTTTATCCTGAAATCAAATTTATGCGT GTTGAATGTCCAAAATATATTGGATTTTGTATGACACGACAAAAGAAGGATTATCCATTTATAGAAATGTTTCATAGCCCAGCACAA GCAAATAATCAAGGAAGAGCCGCTGATCCAAATGTTACAAAGTACTCTGTTAAAGTTCTACCT TATAACTATGATGTCAGTGCATACGGGTTTAGAGAGTTCTTTAAACGCCACAACATAGGGTCGTTCAGCCACAAGTAA